The proteins below are encoded in one region of Triticum aestivum cultivar Chinese Spring chromosome 1B, IWGSC CS RefSeq v2.1, whole genome shotgun sequence:
- the LOC123094906 gene encoding putative xyloglucan glycosyltransferase 10 yields the protein MAPWNSLWAGRAAIAGGNAYRDMPVIVKMENPNWSISEINSDDDNSEDFLARVGGQRRRVKNTKQITWVFRLKAHRAAGCLSWLTSAAFALGGATRRRVVAGRTDSNATDGECKDVEEWAPASRRSRFYTLIKACLMMFVCLLIVELAAYSNGKGNLAVFINSFNTSWIRFRAAYIAPPLQLLANACVVLFLVQSADRVFQSLGCFYILVKRIKPKPLFLALSDAEDPDAGYYPMVLVQIPMCNEKEVYRQSIAAVCNLDWPRSNFLVQVLDDSDDVTTQALIKDEVEKWRHSGAHIVYRHRVLREGYKAGNLKSAMSCSYVKDYEYVAIFDADFQPYPDFLKRTVPHFKDNEDLGLVQARWSFVNKDENLLTRLQNINLCFHFEVEQQVNGVFINFFGFNGTAGVWRIKAVEDSGGWMERTTVEDMDIAVRAHLKGWKFVFLNDVECQCELPETYEAYRKQQHRWHSGPMQLFRLCLPDIIRCKIVFWKKANLIFLFFLLRKLILPFYSFTLFCIILPMTMFVPEAELPDWVVCYIPVLMSFLNIAPAPKSFPFIIPYLLFENTMSVTKFNAMISGLFQLGSTYEWVVTKKSGRSLEGDLISLAPKGLKQLKYGSVPAINVAIKEKLKAKKESKKYNRIYKKELAMSLLLLSAAIRSLLSKQGIHFYFLLFQGISFLLVGLDLIGQDIK from the exons ATGGCACCATGGAACAGCTTGTGGGCCGGCAGGGCCGCCATTGCCGGTGGCAACGCCTACCGCGACATGCCGGTCATTGTCAAGATGGAGAATCCCAACTGGTCTATTTCGGAGATCAACAGTGACGATGACAACAGCGAGGACTTCTTGGCCCGAGTAGGCGGGCAAAGGCGGAGGGTGAAGAACACAAAGCAGATCACATGGGTGTTTCGTCTCAAGGCCCACCGTGCCGCCGGTTGCCTGTCGTGGCTCACATCCGCCGCGTTCGCGCTGGGCGGCGCTACACGCCGCCGTGTTGTGGCTGGCCGGACGGACTCCAACGCTACTGATGGGGAATGCAAGGATGTGGAAGAATGGGCCCCTGCTTCGAGGCGGTCTCGGTTCTACACGCTCATCAAGGCCTGCCTCATGATGTTCGTCTGTCTCCTTATTGTCGAGCTCGCCGCCTACTCCAACGGGAAGGGGAACCTTGCCGTCTTCATTAATTCTTTCAACACGTCATGGATACGCTTTCGTGCCGCCTACATTGCCCCACCGCTCCAGCTCCTCGCCAACGCATGTGTGGTGCTCTTCCTAGTCCAGAGTGCCGACCGCGTCTTCCAGAGCCTCGGTTGCTTCTACATTCTCGTCAAACGCATCAAGCCTAAGCCCCTCTTTCTAGCATTGTCTGATGCAGAGGACCCCGATGCCGGCTATTACCCCATGGTGCTCGTACAAATACCAATGTGCAACGAGAAAGAG GTGTATCGGCAGTCGATTGCAGCAGTCTGCAATTTAGATTGGCCGAGGTCCAACTTTCTTGTGCAGGTGCTGGACGACTCCGATGACGTGACAACACAGGCATTGATCAAAGATGAGGTGGAGAAGTGGAGGCACAGTGGTGCACACATTGTGTACCGCCATCGTGTCCTTAGGGAGGGCTACAAGGCAGGTAACCTCAAGTCGGCGATGAGTTGCAGCTATGTGAAGGACTACGAGTATGTCGCCATCTTTGATGCCGACTTCCAGCCATACCCCGATTTCTTGAAGCGCACCGTGCCGCATTTTAAG GACAACGAGGATCTGGGTCTTGTCCAAGCCAGATGGTCATTTGTTAACAAGGATGAGAACCTATTGACGCGGTTGCAGAACATTAACCTATGCTTCCACTTTGAGGTGGAGCAACAGGTGAATGGTGTGTTCATCAACTTCTTTGGGTTCAATGGCACAGCTGGGGTGTGGAGGATCAAGGCTGTGGAGGACTCAGGAGGGTGGATGGAACGAACAACGGTGGAAGACATGGACATTGCTGTTCGTGCACACCTAAAGGGCTGGAAGTTTGTCTTTCTGAATGATGTTGAG TGCCAATGCGAATTACCAGAGACGTACGAGGCTTACCGAAAGCAACAACACCGGTGGCATTCGGGGCCGATGCAATTGTTTAGGCTATGCTTGCCAGATATCATTAGATGCAAG ATTGTCTTTTGGAAGAAGGCCAacctgatattccttttcttcttgcTACGCAAGCTCATCTTGCCTTTTTATTCCTTCACACTCTTCTGCATCATCCTCCCAATGACAATGTTTGTGCCTGAAGCTGAGCTTCCCGATTGGGTCGTCTGTTACATCCCTGTGCTGATGTCATTCCTAAACATTGCCCCTGCACCGAAATCGTTCCCATTTATCATCCCATACCTGCTCTTTGAGAACACCATGTCTGTTACCAAGTTCAATGCCATGATCTCCGGACTGTTCCAGCTAGGAAGCACATATGAGTGGGTCGTCACCAAGAAGTCTGGCCGATCATTGGAGGGTGATCTCATTTCCTTGGCGCCCAAGGGGTTGAAGCAACTAAAATATGGCTCAGTGCCAGCCATCAATGTAGCAATCAAGGAGAAATTGAAGGCCAAAAAGGAATCCAAGAAGTACAACCGAATATATAAGAAGGAGCTTGCTATGTCACTACTCCTCCTGTCCGCCGCCATTCGCAGCTTACTATCAAAGCAAGGGATTCACTTCTATTTCCTATTGTTCCAAGGCATCTCCTTTTTGCTGGTGGGACTCGATCTCATAGGTCAGGACATCAAATAA
- the LOC123138072 gene encoding putative glucan endo-1,3-beta-glucosidase GVI isoform X1 gives MYHGGQSMSPAATGGRGGTARKVAPWILACGFLLCSSVLFLVIRKYVRSSARSHPGESSQRAEGAIGVNYGMIANNLPTPDKVIAMYKANKISYVRLFHPDTTVLTALRGTGIGVVLGTLNEDLAHLASDESFAASWVASYVKPFAGAVTFRYITAGNEVIPGDLGTHVLPAIRNIETALKAAGVTGVPVTTAVATSVLGVSYPPSQAAFSEASAPVMAPLVAYLSSKKAPLLVNVYPYFAYAAEPETVQLGYALLAGSSATSKIKVSSVTDGGLVYTNMFDAILDAAHAAVEKAGAQGLELVVSETGWPSGGGGTGATVENAAAYNNNVIRHAASGAGTPRRPGKAVETYLFAMFNENQKPEGTEQHFGLFQPDMSAVYPVDFAAGSY, from the exons ATGTATCATGGTGGCCAGAGCATGTCTCCTGCTGCGACCGGCGGTCGTGGCGGCACGGCCAGGAAGGTTGCGCCATGGATCCTCGCCTGCGGCTTCCTGCTCTGCTCATCGGTCCTTTTCCTAG TCATACGCAAGTACGTAAGGTCGTCCGCTAGATCGCATCCGGGTGAATCCAGTCAGA GGGCTGAAGGCGCAATTGGTGTGAACTACGGCATGATCGCCAACAACCTGCCGACGCCGGACAAGGTGATCGCCATGTACAAGGCCAACAAAATCAGCTACGTCCGCCTCTTCCACCCTGACACGACCGTCCTCACCGCGCTCCGGGGCACGGGCATTGGCGTCGTCCTCGGCACGCTCAACGAGGACCTTGCCCACCTCGCCTCCGACGAGTCCTTCGCCGCCTCGTGGGTGGCCTCCTACGTCAAGCCCTTCGCCGGCGCCGTCACCTTCCGGTACATCACGGCCGGCAACGAGGTCATCCCGGGCGACCTCGGAACGCACGTCCTCCCCGCCATTAGGAACATCGAGACCGCGCTCAAGGCGGCGGGCGTCACCGGCGTCCCGGTCACAACGGCCGTGGCCACGTCAGTGCTCGGCGTGTCATACCCGCCGTCGCAGGCCGCGTTCTCCGAGGCGTCGGCGCCGGTGATGGCGCCGTTGGTGGCGTACCTGTCGTCGAAGAAGGCGCCGCTGCTGGTGAACGTGTACCCTTACTTCGCGTACGCGGCGGAGCCGGAGACGGTGCAGCTCGGGTACGCGCTGCTGGCCGGGTCGAGCGCAACGTCCAAGATCAAGGTGTCGTCGGTGACGGACGGCGGGCTGGTGTACACCAACATGTTCGACGCGATCCTGGACGCGGCGCACGCGGCGGTGGAGAAGGCCGGGGCGCAGGGGCTGGAGCTGGTGGTATCGGAGACCGGGTGgccgtcgggcggcggcggcacgggcgccACCGTGGAGAACGCGGCGGCGTACAACAACAACGTGATCCGGCACGCGGCGTCGGGCGCAGGCACGCCGCGGCGGCCCGGCAAGGCCGTGGAGACGTACCTGTTCGCCATGTTCAACGAGAACCAGAAGCCCGAGGGCACGGAGCAGCACTTCGGCCTCTTCCAGCCGGACATGAGCGCCGTCTACCCCGTCGACTTTGCCGCCGGCTCCTACTGA
- the LOC123138072 gene encoding putative glucan endo-1,3-beta-glucosidase GVI isoform X2, which yields MYHGGQSMSPAATGGRGGTARKVAPWILACGFLLCSSVLFLGAEGAIGVNYGMIANNLPTPDKVIAMYKANKISYVRLFHPDTTVLTALRGTGIGVVLGTLNEDLAHLASDESFAASWVASYVKPFAGAVTFRYITAGNEVIPGDLGTHVLPAIRNIETALKAAGVTGVPVTTAVATSVLGVSYPPSQAAFSEASAPVMAPLVAYLSSKKAPLLVNVYPYFAYAAEPETVQLGYALLAGSSATSKIKVSSVTDGGLVYTNMFDAILDAAHAAVEKAGAQGLELVVSETGWPSGGGGTGATVENAAAYNNNVIRHAASGAGTPRRPGKAVETYLFAMFNENQKPEGTEQHFGLFQPDMSAVYPVDFAAGSY from the exons ATGTATCATGGTGGCCAGAGCATGTCTCCTGCTGCGACCGGCGGTCGTGGCGGCACGGCCAGGAAGGTTGCGCCATGGATCCTCGCCTGCGGCTTCCTGCTCTGCTCATCGGTCCTTTTCCTAG GGGCTGAAGGCGCAATTGGTGTGAACTACGGCATGATCGCCAACAACCTGCCGACGCCGGACAAGGTGATCGCCATGTACAAGGCCAACAAAATCAGCTACGTCCGCCTCTTCCACCCTGACACGACCGTCCTCACCGCGCTCCGGGGCACGGGCATTGGCGTCGTCCTCGGCACGCTCAACGAGGACCTTGCCCACCTCGCCTCCGACGAGTCCTTCGCCGCCTCGTGGGTGGCCTCCTACGTCAAGCCCTTCGCCGGCGCCGTCACCTTCCGGTACATCACGGCCGGCAACGAGGTCATCCCGGGCGACCTCGGAACGCACGTCCTCCCCGCCATTAGGAACATCGAGACCGCGCTCAAGGCGGCGGGCGTCACCGGCGTCCCGGTCACAACGGCCGTGGCCACGTCAGTGCTCGGCGTGTCATACCCGCCGTCGCAGGCCGCGTTCTCCGAGGCGTCGGCGCCGGTGATGGCGCCGTTGGTGGCGTACCTGTCGTCGAAGAAGGCGCCGCTGCTGGTGAACGTGTACCCTTACTTCGCGTACGCGGCGGAGCCGGAGACGGTGCAGCTCGGGTACGCGCTGCTGGCCGGGTCGAGCGCAACGTCCAAGATCAAGGTGTCGTCGGTGACGGACGGCGGGCTGGTGTACACCAACATGTTCGACGCGATCCTGGACGCGGCGCACGCGGCGGTGGAGAAGGCCGGGGCGCAGGGGCTGGAGCTGGTGGTATCGGAGACCGGGTGgccgtcgggcggcggcggcacgggcgccACCGTGGAGAACGCGGCGGCGTACAACAACAACGTGATCCGGCACGCGGCGTCGGGCGCAGGCACGCCGCGGCGGCCCGGCAAGGCCGTGGAGACGTACCTGTTCGCCATGTTCAACGAGAACCAGAAGCCCGAGGGCACGGAGCAGCACTTCGGCCTCTTCCAGCCGGACATGAGCGCCGTCTACCCCGTCGACTTTGCCGCCGGCTCCTACTGA